Proteins co-encoded in one Capsicum annuum cultivar UCD-10X-F1 chromosome 9, UCD10Xv1.1, whole genome shotgun sequence genomic window:
- the LOC107841353 gene encoding uncharacterized protein LOC107841353: MRKFVTGVSGLVLKECHTAILNNEMNLSRLMIYAQQIKKDNRRERYRARALSSSSTPVPRGRLVQGNKSSMSRPQQSVSSKPNFSPCSKYSRTHSGECLVEKRGCFEYGKIGHRLRECPHARQESRDTQPQTQATSASASAAHPARPQGASSSIAGSQCQNRFYPTFLA; this comes from the exons atgagaaagtttgtgacAGGTGTGTCAGGCTTAGTACTGAAAGAATGCCACACTGCTATATTGAACAATGAAATGAATTTGTCTAGGCTGATGATCTATGCGCAGCAAATAAAGAAGGATAATAGAAGGGAAAGATATAGAGCGAGAG CACTCTCATCTTCTAGTACCCCAGTTCCTAGAGGTAGGCTAGTGCAGGGAaacaagtcttctatgtccaggccTCAGCAGAGTGTGAGCAGCAAGCCGAACTTTTCTCCTTGTTCCAAGTATAGTAGGACCCATTCGGGTGAGTGTTTGGTTGAAAAGCGTGGTTGTTTTGAGTATGGAAAGATAGGCCACAGGCTTAGAGAGTGCCCACATGCCAGGCAGGAAAGTAGAGATACCCAGCCCCAGACCCAGGCCACTAGTGCATCAGCTTCTGCAGCCCATCCAGCTCGTCCTCAGGGCGCTTCTTCTAGTATTGCTGGAAGTCAGTGCCAAAATAGGTTCTATCCTACCTTCCTGGCatga